AATTAGAACCCCAATCCATTAAAGGATTTGAACTAAGCCCGGAAGAACAAAACTACGAAATCAAAATCGATAGTCCTCTCATTCATTATTTTGAAGAGAAACCGAAAGCCATCACCATGGACCAAATCCTTCAGATGGATACACTCAAGTCCATTCCTGACATCACTTACCTTCGTAAAATGGGAGCAGAGATTCTTGTTCCTCTGAATGCAAAGGGTAAGGTCAATGGACTACTTGTCCTTGGCGATAAAATGACTTCCGAAGAATTTTTGGAAGATGAAAAAGAATTTATGACCACTCTTGCCAACCTGGCAGGGATTGCCGTTGACAATGCTCGGTTGTATGAGCTGGCAACGGTAGATATGATGACAGGACTCAAAATTCATCATTATTTCCAAACCAAACTCAAAGAAGAGATGGACCGATGCCGTAAAAAAGGAACTAAGTTGTGTTTACTTTTTACGGATGTGGATCATTTCAAAAGTTTTAATGATACCTATGGACACCAGGCGGGAGATGTGGTTCTCATTGAAGTGGCAAAACAATTGATCAATGCTGCCCTTCGCCACCACATTCCAGCAAGATACGGTGGGGAAGAGTTTTGCCTTGTGATGCCTGGAGCTTCGGAAGAAGAGGCCATGACCAAGGGAGAAGAAATTCGAAAGGCAGTTGAGTCCATGATTGTGAAAAATCCAAATGATGGAACTGATCTAAAGGTCACTTTGTCTGTGGGAGTTTCCAGCTTTCGGACTACCGACAGAAACAATAAAGACCTGATTGAAAGGGCCGACAAAGCACTTTACCAGGCAAAACATTCTGGTAGAAACCGCACAATTTGTTATAAAGATTAGGAAATTTGCCGATGGGTAGAGTATGGCAGAGCCAGCATACCTACTTAACGATCTTTCGCCATCGGTTCCTTCCGATGTATATGAATCCATTCGCAATCGTGCATTGGGTCTTTCTTCGTATGATTTTCAACCTTACTCTTGTTTTATTGAATACAAGTCAAAAGATGAAAATACGGGAATTGAATATCGGGATTGTATTGTAGATTATACTCGATGTTCCAATTCTCGTTGTATCAAAAAATTAGTGTAGTTTTTTCCTTTGTTTTGTTTGGGGCCTGTATCCCAGGCCCTGTTCGTGTCCACCAAACTTCTGTTCCTTTTACCCTAACAAAAACTTTACCTCCGCATAATACGATATCCATTTCGGATGAGGGAACTCATTTACTGATTCATGGAGTGGAGTCTTCTGGTCAGTCCCTCTCTTTATTATGGGATACAGGTTCCGATTTGAGTTTTTATGAATCACCTTCCTCCGAAGAGAGTAAGGAATTTCGATTGGGTGAAAAACGGTTTTCTTTAAAAAACAAAAAAGGGGTTTTGCCGGAATCGATTCCGGGGCTTCTGGGCCTTGATTTTTTTCGTGGCAGTTGTATTTTCTGGATGGGAGAGGAGTTAAAACAATTTCCTGAAACTTCCCCATTTTGTGAACATCCAGATGCTTACTTATCACTGGATTTCAAATTTCTGAATACGAAAAAGAAAGGAGATCATTATTATACACAATTTGAGTATCCGGAGGGCCATACTTCTTTTGGCCTTGTCGACACAGGTTCCTCTTTAAACCTTTTGCCTAAGGGAGCTCAGGATAGGTTTCTTGGAGAAAAGAAGGTATTTCTTGCCGGGAATAAAATCCAAACGGCAAACCTGATGGAATCGACTTCTGTCTTTTATTTGGTGACGAAGGTTGGAACTCGCGAAGAATATAGGCAAGTCCAGTTTCTCACAGGAATTTCACTTGAGAATTTCCTTTTGCCGGGGGACAAGGATAGGGAAGAGGTTTGGGTGATCGGACTTGACATCCTCAGGACTCGTCCCTTGTTTTGGGACTTCTCTCGGGGGCGTTTGGGAATTGTTCATTCCAAAAACTAAGGTGAAAGAAAAAGAAAAAATCATAGTAGCGATGAGTGGTGGGGTAGATAGCGCTGTGGCCGCAGGACTTCTTATGGAAGCAGGTTACGATGTGATCGGTGTCAACCTACGTACGTGGGAATATGAAGCACCAGCTTGTGATACCACTAAAAAATCCTGCTGTTCTCCCGAAGACATTCGTGATGCACGTGATGTAGGTCTTTCTTTAAACATTCCTTTTTATGTAATTAAAATGGAAAAGGTATTTGGAGAACGAGTCATCGACCGTTTTATTAATGATTATAAAGATGGAAGGACACCAAACCCCTGTGTAGAATGTAACACCTTTGTGAAGTTTGGTGCTCTTTTCGAACAAGCCAAAATATTAGGCATAGAAAAAATTGCCACAGGCCACTATGCACGTGTCGTCGAGGTGGATGGACGTTACGCAATCCGTAATGCTGTTGACATGAAAAAAAACCAAGCGTACTATTTGTACGGTTTGTCCCAAGAAAATATTAAAAATACAGTTTTCCCTCTTGGTGAAATGGACAAAGCACAGGTGCGTGAAATCGCAAAACGAATGGGTCTTCCTGTAGCGGAAAAACCAGAATCTCAAGAAATTTGTTTTATCCCTGAAAATGATTATAGATCTTTTTTGAAGAAGAAGGGAATGGAGTTCACTCCAGGATTTTTCAAACTAGCCTCAGGCCAGATCATTGGCAAACACCAAGGAAAAGAAGGATTCACAATCGGCCAAAGAAAAGGACTTGGAATCGCTTGGAAAAATCCATTATATGTTTTGGCCATCGAAGATGACGGAACAGTTGTGCTTGGGGAAGAAGAAGAAACGGTTTCCGAATCTTTTATTTTGGAAGAGATTACCTACCAAGCACTTAGCCCAATGGAAGTGGGTGACACAAAAGAAATGAAAGTCCAAATTCGTTACAGAAGTGCACCTGTTCATTGTAAGGTGACTTCACTTGGAAATACTTGGAAAGTGGAATTTTTGGAAGATGTAAAAAGTGTAACTCCTGGACAATCTGCTACATTTTATGAAACGAATGGGGATTATCTGCTGGCTGGTGGGATCATTCAAAAAGGTTCCATTACAAGAAAGGTAAAAACAAACTTTGTCTTAGAGGCGGAGAGCGTTACCATTTGAAATCGGTAGAAGGTAAAACAATCCTCATCATTGGAGGGGGATTGTTACAAGTTCCCATCATCCAAACGGCAAAAACCATGCGACTCCATACAGTCGTAGCTGATATGAATCCATCTTCCATTGGATTTCAAATTGCAGACGAATCCATTGTCATGTCCACAAAGGATGTGGAAGGAATGGTTCGAGAATCGAAGAAATTTGCCCAAAATTCGCCGATTCATGGAGTAATCACTGCAGGAACCGATGCTAGTATGACGGTGGCTGCTGTGGCCTCTGCTTTACAACTGCCAGGAATTCGTTTTGTGGATGCAGAGGCGGCATCTAACAAAGTAAAGATGCGTCAAAGGCTAAAGGAATTCGGAATGCCAATTCCTCGTTTTGCAGCTGTTTGGTCTCTATTGGATGCCAAAGAAGCCCTGGATTCATTGACCTTTCCTTTGGTAATGAAACCAGCTGACAATATGGGAGCTCGTGGTGTCATCAAGGTAAATCATAAAGATGACTTACCTTCTGCTTTTCGACATGCAAAACGGTTTTGTCCTACCGGTGAATTGATTTTAGAAGAATATATGGAAGGTCCTGAACTTTCCGTGGATGCCTTAGCCTTCCAAGGCCAAATTCGAATGACAGGTATTGCTGACAGGATCATCGAAAGAGAACCTTATTTTATTGAAGTAGGGCATAACATGCCTTCGGCGATGCCTAAGGAGATTTTGGACGAAGTGGAACGAGTGATGGCAGGCGGAATGCGGGCACTGGGTATCCATTTAGGTGCCGGAAAGGGTGATATCAAAGTCACAAAAGAAGGAGTCAAAATTGGGGAAATTGCGGCAAGACTTTCCGGTGGATTTATGTCTGCGTTTACCTATCCTTTATCTACTGGTGTCAATTTAAACCGTGCTGCCCTTCTTATTTCGCTTGGAGAAACTCCCGATAATTTAGATCCAGTTTTAAATCGAGTTTCCATCGAACGTTCGTTACTTTCTAAACCAGGAAAACTCATTTCCATAGGTGGAGTGGAAGAGATAAAAAAAATAGATGGAGTTTCTGAAGTTTTTATCCAATCAAAACCAGGGGATATAATTAAAGAACCTACCAATAACATTGATAAGTCGGGTCATGTCATCATTGTTGCTGATAATTTAAAAGATGCAGAAGTAGTTTTTGAAAAGGTCAAACAAACAATTCGTTTTGAAGTGGATGAGCAGTTTTCTATTACAGAAAAAGAGATAGGGGACCAAGCAAGAATTCGTTTTGGAAAAGATATTTGTTGGGTTTGTAAACAATGTGATGGAAGTAATTGTGCTTCCGGGATTCCGGGAATGGGCGGTGTGGGTCGCATGGAAACTTTCCATGACAACAGTGTTGCTCTTTCTGAATATTCCATTTTGCCGGGATATATCCGTGACCATATAATTCCTGAAATTCATACAAAGTTTTTAGGATACGATTTAAAAACTCCGATTATGGCAGCTCCTATGACTGGAGTGGGGACAAATATGAATTTTGTAATGACCGACTCCGATTATGCCAATCTGGTGGTTCGGTCCTTTATTCAAAATGGAAGTCTTGCATGGCTTGGAGATGGTGCCTCTCCTGAAAAATACAAAATCATGTTAGAAGCATTGAAAAAATCTTCTGGGAAAGGAATTTTAATTTGTAAACCAAGAGAAGATGAATCTATGTTAGTGGATCGTTTTTTGGAGGCAGAGGCGGACGGAGTGTTCGCTCTTGGGATGGATATTGATGCTGTCAATTTTAAAACGATGGTTCAGAAGAACTTATCGAGTATCACAAGACCACTTGATCGTTTGGTTCGTTTAAAAGAGAAAACAAAACTGCCATTTATTTTAAAAGGGATTATGAATCCAGAAGATGCGAAACTTGCGGTAGAAGGTGGATTTTCTTCTATCGTTGTTTCAAACCACGGAGGAAGGGTATTGGATGGAATGCCAGGAACCGCTCGTGTCCTTCCAAAAATTGCGGAAGCCGTAAAAGGTAAAATTCCTCTCCTTGTTGATGGAGGCATACGTTCCGGTATGGATGTTTTTAAAATGTTAGCACTAGGTGCAGATGCTGTTTTACTAGGACGACCTGTAGCCATTTCACTTGTTGGTGGAGAAGAAGCAGGAATTCGTTTTCTTTTACAAAAATATTCGGAAGAACTAAAACAATCAATGAGTGTTACCGGAGCCAAAACTTTGGTGGACATCAAGCGAACTATGTTGCTTCATAAACTTCACGGTTGACTATGGATAAGGAAATCAAAGACCCCGAAGGAATTTTAAAGGTAATCACCGCACTTTTCGGTAAACTGCCTGCATATATTGTCAATTCGGAGAAAGAGTATCCAGTAAAGATCATTGCTTTAAAGAATAAAGCACTTATCATTAATACGAATCTAAAATTTCCAAATAGAGACCGAATCCTAACAGTTGTTCATAATGGTAGTAAGTTTTTAGCACATTTTCTTGTGGCAGGTGGTGACGGGAACGGAATCGAAATTCTAACACCTGTTAAGATACAAATTACGGCAGCATCTCGGCAAGGTTCAAGGGTAGAGGCCAGTCAAATCCAAACAGGAATGGTTGTTTCTAATATCATTAACGTAAATGATGTTTCCAAAGCCATTGGATTTGATGATAAAAAAGTGGATGCCATCCTCCTTGCTTACAGAACAAAACTCGCCAAAGCATTTCCACTTTCTTCTATTTTTTTTGCGGGACGTATGGACAACCGATTGCGACTGATGCACCATTATGACAAAGATATTTTTATCGTTGATCGTAAGGAAAAGTCTACGGCCTCGGCTGATTTTTTTCCTTTTGATGAGTATTTGAGAATTTTTGATAATTCTAAGATACCTGATTCTTATTCGTCTGAGATTTGTGTTCCTATCAAATACAAAGGTTATGTCCATCTTGGTTATGTACAGGTTTTAGCAGAAAAACCTCTAGACCTAGAAATTTATAAACAGATCCAAACTTTTGCCAATGCAGTGAGTCGCGATATCATTAGTACGGGTGTGTTCCAAGAATCCCGCGATATTTGTCAGGTTATGGATCTAAGTATGGGTGGTATAAGTTTTATCCATGCACCTTCTCGTTCTTTTTCAAGGTCAGTTACTTTAAACGGCACAATCCTTTTTGATTTAAACTTGGAAGAGGGCAAACGAGTAACCATACGTGGGATCATCAAAAACATTCGTAACCAAGAGACCAACTTTCGTGTGGGTTGCCAATTCTACAACCTAACAGAAAAAGATATAGAGATCCTTGGGGAATTTTTGGATGCGGGGAAAACGGCAGAAGGGGAAAATGCGGAAAGTGAAAATCCACAAGAACCTAATTCCGAACCCGATATGGAAGAAAATTCTACAATGGTGAGAGAGGCCGACACACCAGGGGATCCTTTTGGGGAAACCATGGATTCTGAGTTTCCCACAGAGGAACCAACCCAAGAATCCTAAACCATGTCATCTTACAAATCCGTCATTCGTTATCCCCATTCAGGGAAGACGGTTTTGACATTTTTAACTACCAAATTTCCATACCATACGCAAGACGAGTGGCAATTCCTTTTGGAACAGAGTCGTGTGAAAGTACAGGATCAAATTGCTACAGCGGATTTGGTTCTCGGAGAAGGTGATACTTTAACTTACGAACCGATTCCCGGCAGGATTCAGGAGCCAGAAGTTGATACAAACTTTGTGATCTTGAAAGAAACAGAGGACTTTCTTTTTATAGATAAACCAGGAAATTTACCGATGCACCCTGCGGGCAGGTACCGCACCCGAACTCTCTTAAACCTTCTCGAAAAAACGTATCCTACGGTCATCCCGGTGCACAGACTAGACCGGGAAACTTCGGGGATTGTCATCTTTGCCAAATCAGAAGAGAGTCGCACTTGGCTTCAAAAGAAATTTGAACTAAGGGAAGTTCAAAAAGAATATTTAGCGGTAGTGCGTGGTTTTTTTGAAAAAGAAACTAGGTTGGACGGGTTTATCGGAAAGGATTTGGATTCGGCCATTCGTAAAAAAATGAAATTCTCTTTAGAAGAATTTTTGGATTCCAAATCAGTTTCTACCAATTTTATACCTTTAAGTTATAATAAATCACAAAACATAAGTTTGGTTCTCGTCAGGCCAGTTACAGGGAGAATTCATCAAATCCGTGTGAGTCTTCTGTATTTGGGTTATCCGATTCTTGGAGATAAACTTTATGGACCGCGCGAAACTATGTTTTTGGATTTTGTTAAGTCTGGTCTCACCCCTGAATTATTGGCAGAGCTTGGAGCCGAAAGGCAACTTCTACATGCACATAGCATCAGTTATATGGATGAGAGAGTCCCTTCGAATATCATTGTGAAATCCAACCCACTTCCGGAAATAGAATCTCTCTTCCCTAATCATAAAGACTATGTCCCATAGCTTTTAATAAAAATCCAATTTAGAATTCGCCTTTCCTCCGATCTTTCTATAAAGAGAGAGGAGGCTTTTGCAAAGGATGGCAGGAGCAGGCAGATTATTAAAGGATTCCGATAAGATTGTATTTGGTGAGTTTTGGACTGCAAAACAACGCCAAGGACATCCAATTCATCATACCGTAAGTTATAGAGCAT
This genomic window from Leptospira bandrabouensis contains:
- a CDS encoding sensor domain-containing diguanylate cyclase, translated to MSFKENTDIVFEHYEKKIYDQKQLLEISRALNSTLDYKYLIDAILNICLAQLQTLHAAMYLEPEIDLGLFKLEPQSIKGFELSPEEQNYEIKIDSPLIHYFEEKPKAITMDQILQMDTLKSIPDITYLRKMGAEILVPLNAKGKVNGLLVLGDKMTSEEFLEDEKEFMTTLANLAGIAVDNARLYELATVDMMTGLKIHHYFQTKLKEEMDRCRKKGTKLCLLFTDVDHFKSFNDTYGHQAGDVVLIEVAKQLINAALRHHIPARYGGEEFCLVMPGASEEEAMTKGEEIRKAVESMIVKNPNDGTDLKVTLSVGVSSFRTTDRNNKDLIERADKALYQAKHSGRNRTICYKD
- a CDS encoding PilZ domain-containing protein, yielding MDKEIKDPEGILKVITALFGKLPAYIVNSEKEYPVKIIALKNKALIINTNLKFPNRDRILTVVHNGSKFLAHFLVAGGDGNGIEILTPVKIQITAASRQGSRVEASQIQTGMVVSNIINVNDVSKAIGFDDKKVDAILLAYRTKLAKAFPLSSIFFAGRMDNRLRLMHHYDKDIFIVDRKEKSTASADFFPFDEYLRIFDNSKIPDSYSSEICVPIKYKGYVHLGYVQVLAEKPLDLEIYKQIQTFANAVSRDIISTGVFQESRDICQVMDLSMGGISFIHAPSRSFSRSVTLNGTILFDLNLEEGKRVTIRGIIKNIRNQETNFRVGCQFYNLTEKDIEILGEFLDAGKTAEGENAESENPQEPNSEPDMEENSTMVREADTPGDPFGETMDSEFPTEEPTQES
- the mnmA gene encoding tRNA 2-thiouridine(34) synthase MnmA codes for the protein MKEKEKIIVAMSGGVDSAVAAGLLMEAGYDVIGVNLRTWEYEAPACDTTKKSCCSPEDIRDARDVGLSLNIPFYVIKMEKVFGERVIDRFINDYKDGRTPNPCVECNTFVKFGALFEQAKILGIEKIATGHYARVVEVDGRYAIRNAVDMKKNQAYYLYGLSQENIKNTVFPLGEMDKAQVREIAKRMGLPVAEKPESQEICFIPENDYRSFLKKKGMEFTPGFFKLASGQIIGKHQGKEGFTIGQRKGLGIAWKNPLYVLAIEDDGTVVLGEEEETVSESFILEEITYQALSPMEVGDTKEMKVQIRYRSAPVHCKVTSLGNTWKVEFLEDVKSVTPGQSATFYETNGDYLLAGGIIQKGSITRKVKTNFVLEAESVTI
- a CDS encoding RluA family pseudouridine synthase, yielding MSSYKSVIRYPHSGKTVLTFLTTKFPYHTQDEWQFLLEQSRVKVQDQIATADLVLGEGDTLTYEPIPGRIQEPEVDTNFVILKETEDFLFIDKPGNLPMHPAGRYRTRTLLNLLEKTYPTVIPVHRLDRETSGIVIFAKSEESRTWLQKKFELREVQKEYLAVVRGFFEKETRLDGFIGKDLDSAIRKKMKFSLEEFLDSKSVSTNFIPLSYNKSQNISLVLVRPVTGRIHQIRVSLLYLGYPILGDKLYGPRETMFLDFVKSGLTPELLAELGAERQLLHAHSISYMDERVPSNIIVKSNPLPEIESLFPNHKDYVP
- a CDS encoding alpha-hydroxy-acid oxidizing protein, encoding MKSVEGKTILIIGGGLLQVPIIQTAKTMRLHTVVADMNPSSIGFQIADESIVMSTKDVEGMVRESKKFAQNSPIHGVITAGTDASMTVAAVASALQLPGIRFVDAEAASNKVKMRQRLKEFGMPIPRFAAVWSLLDAKEALDSLTFPLVMKPADNMGARGVIKVNHKDDLPSAFRHAKRFCPTGELILEEYMEGPELSVDALAFQGQIRMTGIADRIIEREPYFIEVGHNMPSAMPKEILDEVERVMAGGMRALGIHLGAGKGDIKVTKEGVKIGEIAARLSGGFMSAFTYPLSTGVNLNRAALLISLGETPDNLDPVLNRVSIERSLLSKPGKLISIGGVEEIKKIDGVSEVFIQSKPGDIIKEPTNNIDKSGHVIIVADNLKDAEVVFEKVKQTIRFEVDEQFSITEKEIGDQARIRFGKDICWVCKQCDGSNCASGIPGMGGVGRMETFHDNSVALSEYSILPGYIRDHIIPEIHTKFLGYDLKTPIMAAPMTGVGTNMNFVMTDSDYANLVVRSFIQNGSLAWLGDGASPEKYKIMLEALKKSSGKGILICKPREDESMLVDRFLEAEADGVFALGMDIDAVNFKTMVQKNLSSITRPLDRLVRLKEKTKLPFILKGIMNPEDAKLAVEGGFSSIVVSNHGGRVLDGMPGTARVLPKIAEAVKGKIPLLVDGGIRSGMDVFKMLALGADAVLLGRPVAISLVGGEEAGIRFLLQKYSEELKQSMSVTGAKTLVDIKRTMLLHKLHG